DNA from Cotesia glomerata isolate CgM1 linkage group LG10, MPM_Cglom_v2.3, whole genome shotgun sequence:
ctaccaccgataattaataaatcattggAATTTCTATGTTCAACAATGATTCTCACCTTCGGTATATTACACAGCCTTTCTCGCTCTTCCACATCTAACTGTAATTTACAGATTTATCGATTATAAGTCAAACTTTAATATATTAACAATGCTCATagtacatttatttatttcatatcaCGTTTTTTTATGCTTTACAAAAACTAGAGCAATGTGTCCAATAATTtatgttagaaaaaaaaagtttcagcaGAAATAACGGATaagtaattcaatttttatactaaaaaaactTTGAGTTGGTGAAGGATAATGATATTCAACTATTCATATACGAggaaatttatataaaacacCGTCAAGAGTCAATTtaaagttcaaaatattaaatctaaATACATAGTATGATCACTCAggttaattaaaatgtttcTGTAAACTACGGAgtatctattaaataaaaaattagccaAAATATATTGGATGAACAAGGTCCGATTATTGatggaaaaattatatacacatatcgacgttctaattagcaaattgtctaactccattttagagaatcttctatttgtacgaaaaaaacaattagttaaaaatttattatcactttaaaaaaccatttaatatcattaatatctaatagagatataatatttaggtttgaatcattcaaataatttataattggattattgctacatcaaaatgttaaaaaaattaccctctaaaaaataaggagttagacaaattgctaattagaccgtcgatatatacatttacaattaaaatattaaatggaGTTAACATTTtggtattaaatttataatctttCGTTaagacaatattttttaaactccaatatttttttttttctataaaaattaaaaatgacttaCAGAAACagtatcttaatttttaatcttctacaaaataaaaaattgaattatataaTACAAATGCCAAATTTATCTACTGTGTTGTAAAACAGAGTTTTTCTTTACTAAGATCAAAACGATACtccatttataaaataaaataaattcatacatttttttatgtacactccaattttttaaaatttaaaatacattctACGCAAAAGGGTAGATTTTAGTATGCTGTTTATTTACACTATATcttgagtaaattttataccaagaaaaaaaacacCATAACGAATACTTACGGAGTTGTTTTGCGAGTTAGTATCCACCTGCTGCATGTTGACTTGAtttctgaaacaaaaaaagtcCATGATtaaaatatgaagaaaaaaaatgaaaagatttaataatattaataataatagtaacagtctttaaaactataataaaatacagCATCAAACCAATTACAAACTAGTAAAGATAACCTCAATGTTTATCGactaatatatgtatataaataataatcgcaaATAATCGGAATTAGTGATCCACGATTTAGAGATACACCTACCTTTCCGACATAAATGGTACATAAATGCTACGTGGCAGGTTACTGTCTTATGCTGATGCTTGATGCTACGAGGCTTCATCAACAACTGAGTTgacaataatatattttgttttgaGCATGGTAGCTCGATATTTGCTTGCTGAGATGTTTTGGCTGCGACCAAGGAGATTGATGCCGAAGAGACATAACACTACTCAAGCCTACCGAAAGGTAGATACTTGGATGTCAGCCCTGTACCTTCATGTGATTCGCCGAGACTCCACCCAGGATTCGTAATACTAGCAACATCTGAATAACATAACAGGACCCCAAATTGTAACAACCGAAATCATAACCTCCTCTAATATTTTTAGTACAAACTTAATcaggagtaaaaaaaaaatgtgtgtaagtaaataaagtAACTATTTACAAACGCGTTACCTCTATGGTGACCGATCTCAACGCTATTTTGCtaagcaatttttaaataattattttaattaaaatgatggaaaaaatcaataattagtttgtgaaaaataaattagtaataagaaaagtaaaagaaaaaaaaaaaattgcattcataatttttaaaaaatgtcaacgtttttttttttttttttttaaatttatttaatcaaaaaactctaaaaattatcagatatttgttaatttcaccatcaagaaaaaaataataaaatttcaaacgaTTGAattattagattaaaaaaaaaattacaacgcgataaataatgttttaatattatataatcaattgataataatataatataattaaattaaaatgacaaGATTTAAGTGATAAATTGACGATGAAACACGTATAATGAACGATCACCATGGCATTGAAATTCAGGGTCAGTCATAGATATAAGTGGCACATGAAATAAAttctatatattatatatacaagttaaaaaatgtggatgtaaaaaaatgataaataataataataaataaataaataaatatcaactgTATTTATAAGTacatatatgctatatatgtagttatatttatattagaaTATGTACAAGTAAAGAATGAAGTGGCGGCAAAACATTATTAAGTACATCAGACCAGGAGAAGGGTATAGTGCAGAGTACAGCAGACCCGCGCCCAGACAGGCAGGCGACTAGCAAACCAACCAGCCAACGAGTTGAACCAGTTGATAATGATTGATGCACTGAGTGCAGGATAAACACGACTAATAAGTAGTGATACATACCGAGTACAAGAGAGGTGTTTTAAAGTCTAcaatatgaaatattaaatgaaaatgataaaaaagttgattaaaagaataataaaaaaattgtaaactcTATATTGCACTAGCTTGATTTGGCGTAGGTTTTAATTCAACATGGCGGTTCAGGCCGTTAAGTATAAAGAAAGCTCATAAGGCCTGTCGGTATATTTGTCACTAGATTACACCAactaaactttatttattatatcaacAATAGCAATGatggtaataaataatgtttgaGTAACTAGTTAAAAACCTACCTGATGACTCAAACGTTGACTATCCacgtaatttaaaatcaaaaacacTACCACTACGTATCGGATACTCGAACACTACGCTTTCTCCCTGCTCGTTAAGTTTGGTTGGTCCGTTGGTGGTATTATGGCTGCCGCCGAGTATGCCCCACCGTCCACATCCACAATATCACACCGTACAGTATATTACTCACTGGCTGTTAGCTACCAACACACACTGTATCTATGGTGTATAGGAACGTTGCGCGAGGGTTCAGTTCTTATACGCCACCAAACGATCAGACGCAACGACTAACACATCTCACTTACTAAAacttattcatttaaatttataattacccACTGTTTATTTGGGATAAgtcattttatataaaatcaaaCCGAAAGTTCAGCAACTATTTaacaagtaaataataatatttccgAATCAACTGTTATGAGGATCTATAAACTAATGATTGCAGCACCAACAATGGCTACGCATTCTTCCGCGACGTACCGACTGGTTCGGTTCCACTGTTCCTCTTCCTTTTCTCCTTTTCCTGATACCTTTTACTATAGCATCTGCTTCTCGTTGTAAACACTATAGCTAAACCACTCGACTACTCTGATACTCTCCTCTACTTTCCGCCCCCACCGCCACCCGATTATTTTACATCCATCTACGTCATCACAGTCTGCCGCCAAAATTCCATTTACCATTAACTTAATAATCAAACTCCtgtttaataaacaaattttatttgtatacttatttttttacgatattttattattattatttaaccctTTTTAGTTCACCATTAATGCAAAAAATTGCTATATACCCAGCAGTATTATGTATGTCattggaaatttaataaacacacacaTTAATTACTTACTAATATAATGCGATGGTGCTGATAATTTATACTATAcgaatttaatattatcagcttagatataatatttaaataaatattattaatattatttataaagtttGTTTAATCGTTGTTAAAGCACACACGAGGTTGTTTTAGACAACGGTAAACATTAACATTGAAGACACGCTTGTGTTGAAgaccaatcaaaaaataattcctgTTCCACCATTCCGGTCTCTACCCACAATGCATTTAGTTTTGTCCTTGCGACgtgttttttattatctcaataataatacatttattatttatcataatatttatttatttttatttataaatataacacttttttttatattatatagttgaggataataatatttaataataagtttttgctaatttatatttcacatTCCTATTTCTACCCACAATGCACTCAACTTAATAATTTACGCATAAAAGTATGCGTTTGCTATACAAACactcaatattaaatttttgaatataaatatgtattttcaTTTCCAGGAAactttataataaacaaatttatttatttaaataataatagtacataatatatttattattttactaattaataatatttcgcAACATGTCGTGTCATCGTTTGTTccgttataataataaaatggcGTCAATAACTAGTCAACTTATgttcatttttgttttattaacaACACTAGTcacataatatttataattaataatgcattcttttttttcactacaattttttttattaaaataaatataatgccatttacttatttttttttttattaaatttgtataCCATAGATAATACGGTGATgcattattgattaaaattagatGAAATACGTTAATCAAAcgatcaactattatttttctaattattaattttacaattatatttataatacataaacttttaatgctaattaaaataatttttttatatattcacgTTATTTGAATccacaaattaattaaaaatgaacaataaaCATGATATGACTTTGCACTTaggttatatttttttcaacacttatgtacaataacaaaacaaaattaccagcaaattaataaaataatagtaaaaattacatttttttattatatattcatGAGAAAAATAAGGGAATGTATGTAAAAGCTGCTTCAAGTAACCATTATTCTGTCAATTCATGAAGAGAATATTCTAGTCGCTTGGTAAAGGAATGTTTCCAATGATATAACTACCAATAAAAACAGTTTTGATGATTTTATTGCTTGGCGGGAATTTTAAAACATACACAtcttttatatcttaaaaaattaaggtttttttttttttttaacaacccAAAAGTACTCTTTATTCATAAAACTgttgaaaatatgaaataaaaaattctgctATTTcgttttaaattcataaacatttttcttattcattttattttatagttcataaaaaatgtatctttaaatttgaaaaataagtattgtacattttaaaataattgaagtgtattaataaattacaactaaaaaatgcatttccttaaattttattgtatttattaaatttataatccaAAAATTAGTTACTAATTGTTTTTCGATGGAAAgtctacaaaaattttaacaatagaATATCAGAAATTATAagataacattatttttataaaatatatctttcatacgtaacaatttttttatacaattattttattataattactaaaagACTACTGATTGTCTACAGTAAGATTGCTAGACAAGTACACCTGCCgcattagttaattaaaacttGTAAAAATCTGCGGTTTTTGTACAAAGATTTACCGCCATAAGTATAAGcgtgtaataattttttgtttctaaataatactttttttttttactacatGTATTAATTAGCTTCTTATCCATTTAGTCAACATTTTTAGCACtttagttacaaaaaaaaagcagAGCAAAAACCTATGGATtttaacatatatataacttAAATAATACGGGATAGCTACTCCAATATTTAGtgtgataaaaaagtttctgaAAGCTTCACctttaattatatatcacaattaaaaatgcataACAAAGTTTACTTAACTTTAAACTAAAAGTAAATATAGTTTGGAACGTTTTACTTAATATAATCTGGAGTTCAATCGATTATTTTGGTtacttttcttaaattaactGATTGATTAAATTAGTCAAGTCATTAttgagtattaaaaaaaatactacttattgagagagaaaaaactataatacaattataaaaataattatttttcatatttggtattattaaaaaataataaattataaattatctaactgtcatcaacaataataacacTAACTACGCTGTGACACtaatcattacaaatttttcttctttcttttttatacAACGTTGCATAGgaggtataaaaaataatattagacCGCTGATAGCAATCATAGCACCACCAACAAAAAATCCAGGATCATAAGAACCTAATGCATCATAAAGCCATCctatatagaaaaaataaatataactattttaatatcatttttaaaaaagaaaaaatgttttttttttttctggtaaTTTACCTGCTATAGGTGGTCCTAAGAGTGATGCAATCCCTTGAAACAGTAAAACTAAACCGAATGCATTTGTAAGGCGTTCTAAACCTAATAAATCAACTAAAATTACAGACGTAAGTCCTACATATGCTCCAACAGTAAATCCAAAAACACTAGTATAAACTGCAAAAGATACAAAAGAATCGCAGTAGACACTTAATATTGTcgctgtaaaaaaataatgaaccaAGTTTAGATTACGGCCAAGAAGATAGCAATAAagtattaaaacaataaagtaTATTAACCAAAACCACAAATAGTCAAGCACAGATTGTAAACTAAAAGACGATTAATCCATGGCTTATCTGAGACATAGCCAAGAACAATACGACCGACAGTATTGGCAATACCAATTATTGCCAGTAAATAGCTTGCAGTATCTCGTGGGATTGATCGTGATTCAGCTTGGgtctgtaaataatttatttaaattataaaatagaaaaaattaatttataaataatattaataattttttttttgtaaaaattgtaataaataaattgcttACGATTATATAGACATAAGGAATATTGAAACCTATACTTGTGCAGAAATTTGATATAACGAAGATAAGAAACACTGGATCtttcaataatgataattccaGCATTTGTTGTAAAATTCCACAAGATTTATCCATGTAAGGAGCGCATTCCGTTGTTTCACTTGGTTTATATCCTGTTGCATTTGGTAAACTCATTACAGAATTACGTATTGTTGAACGAACCTCATGATGTCCAACAGATgcactataaaaatattttttttaatttttaaataattttttgagtatAATATGAATTTCCCGTGTAAAAATCATCTGATATCATGATGAGGTTCATTATgaatttcatattttgacacaaatatgagattcatataGAAGCCATactaatatatatttgatacccgtaataaataaaatatttgtggcaacaaatttttttttttttaactagattataaaatttttatttttcttattagagaaagaaaatttctagtaatttGATTATGAAATCATTATGATATTAACATGAATTCATAATAAAGTGATGGTTATATCtgcataaaatcataatgatatcatAGTGATATTGTTAGCCTTTTTAAATcgtgatataaaattattaagccaTAACTATATACAGGAAATAatgcaaattaattaaattaaagcaatttttaggagaatttaaattgtttttaaaataaaaaataattatcttaagaCGAAACAATTTTgtcagtcaaaaattttttttaaaccaagatagtgtttttctaaatattcttCTAAGTTAAGAAAATCAAGAAAGAAAGTAAAATAGTTCAACAGTATAGTGcatgataaaaatactgtcttctcaattattatacttttcctctgattaacagaaaaaatgcaaattttactaatctacttaaaaaaaattcgtttacataagtattttacttattacgggTTTCAAATGAATATTGATATGGCTTATGTGTGAATCTTATAATTGTGTTAAAATATGAGATTTATCATGATATCAGATGATTTTTACACGGGTTTAAAAGaccatataaaataaatacttacgaACGCTTACGGATATTTTCAACGCTGCcttgataaaatatatcacGTTTATTCATCATACCACTGCCGAGAGATTTAGTATTCATCTCACTACCATGGTGTGAATGATTGAAATTTCCTTGATGAGAAATTCCTTTGGTTAAAACCGGTTGACTCATTGTTATATTtcctaaatattttgtattatcattattatccgTAACAAAATGATACGTTGTACTAATATTTTGTGTACTATGCGGCCTATTTAAGCCATTTGAAGTCCCATTGGAACCGGGAACTTTGAGATTTGCTGAAGATGATTTTATTTcctagaataaataattattttattggatgTAACTTAAGTTGATCGGGTGagtattattgtaaaataaataggcAATCATACCTGTAGTGGTATACTTTTAGGCCGTCGTGGAGGCTCAACTGGTCGGAATAAGACTCCAAGTATAATACAATTAAGAACCAGCGCCGATAAAATTAACATTGCACCTCTCCATCCAAATTCTCTAATAAGATATTCAATAAATGGAGCAAATATTAGTGTTCCTATTCCAGAACCACATACTGCTATACCCGTAGCAAGAGATCgtagtttttcaaaataaattgttacaCATACAATTGCTGGAAGGTAAATTAAACCGAATCCTAGTCCTgtgatcaaaaaataattaattatgaatttgtTTTTGGAAAAAGGTTTATTAATGAGAAGatacttataaatatataaatgaaggcggcaagaaaaaatttaccttcttaaaaaatgtgttCCGTACTTAAGAGAGCAATTATGAATAGTGACAATTAGAAGatacttttttaatatcaaaaaaaaaaagtttattaatctattattgatttaatgtttgaaataaataaattttacctgTTCCTATGCCTATTGTGAAGTAAAGAGTTATAACATTTGGTGCCCATACACTTAGAAGTAAGCAAATGCTTGAAAGAATTGCACCTGCTATTGTTACAGCTCGGCAACCGTATTTGTTGACAAAAGCACTCGATATCGGGCCTGTTATATATTaagtatgtaaataaataaataaggtaaaagaccccattagtgacACCTTTAACCCCTATCAGTGGCACTTcttctttcaatgaaaaaatgttctacttggaataaaaattaaaaatttttttgatctaaagaTCTTAAagatttgaaataatatattcattattgaaattaatgatttcattaattgaataagtaccaaaatcaaagaaagtgtcagtaatggggtcccagccactaatggggtcttttatcctatcaaaaatattgtggaatatgataattaaatttaaaaatttacttaccgGAACATAAAGTTATTCCAACAAGTATAGATGCAATCCATGCTGTTGCGCCCTTTCCTTCTTTGAAGTAATAAAGaaattcaatataaaatactcCAAAAGAATAAGTTACTCCGTCCGCTAAAAAATTGAaggaaaaatttgttaataaaaaattatttatatcattaaaactGAGTACAAGATCTGTtagttaatatatatttatgtgataAACGTGAGAAAAACTATCGACGATATTTGATACAATTGTTATGATACTGAATTTAACAGACACctaacatttttttagatttttataacagttaaattaaaatgaacaaaatttagcaaaaaaataagacatgtaaaaatgataaaaaattataagtgcgaattttttaaaatattttttttttttaataattgatgtgtTATAAACATTgtcaaatgtctgctaattttagtatcatcaATTACCgacataattttcattttacattaaatttgtaacattATTTAGCGTTAAACATGACGAAGAAGTCAAAGGTTGTTGTAAATAAGAAACCGAAACGTTAACTTATTATCGTATATACttataaaacttttatgtgtaagtatgagtataaaaaaatatatctttaaaaaattttaatcaatttttttttttagcaccattattaattaaagttgtaaagaaattagtaaataaattgttgtagaaaatttaatctaaATCTTTTTATAACCATTTAGTCATAACCATAATTTATAAGAATTCGTGTCAATGCCGCATCCTTTGAACTTATAAGGAAACttgaaattaacaatttccgtataaatttaattggataGTGTATTTGTTAAAAGAACTAATAGCagaaaaaagattaaatttggtttatcaaattttgaacttgatgataataaaaaaaatctaaaaaattttcaatttttttttttatattattatattatcttttttataactcaatttttaataaatttttaaaaaattatcggaTGTCTGCTACAATCAtactcataaataataaaagttataataacAAGTAGAACCAATTTACAaaacaaagtaaaaaataaaataaaataaaaatgagcaATATATTAGTTAACTTACTGACAACATGAATCATAAAAGAAGCAAAAACAACCGCCCAACCCCATCCCCCATCAGGTGGTGGTGGTGTTTCATCCTCAACAAAATCCAGTTCTTCTTCAGTCTGGTGGTTTTCACcatctttcttcttttttttcttctccaATTTTTCTGGATCCTCAGGTACATGTGTCATGACTGTTTTTCACTTGAACTTGACGTTGCAATCGAAAAATCACactaaattctatttaaaaataaaagatggtaactttaaaaaaataaataattttttgtttgtaaaaCTATATAAATCGACTCATCGTTATAAACTAagataatagtaattatttttaagttatattgTCAGTATTGTTCACGATCATTTATATTTGAGAGTTCTGatttaaaaatcttgaattattatttttttgttatcaacATTATAGATAAGCAATGATAAATTGACAACTTCAGTATTTGAAGTTAAAGTactgaaatattaatataatttttctttcttcattTCTTATCACCAGATTTGATAAAGGTAGTTTATTAGCCGGTATTAATCTGTTAATGGAGTACTAATACACAATATCAATGATATCCGTTTATGATTTGATAATTACAAAGATTGATGCTTATTTAACGATCAAGTTGACTAAACAATAGTCGACCTAGCAACTGAACTAACGGTTAGTGTAATGTGTAACTCAACGTATTGCTTCGACAGCTTTTTCTTCGAGGGTGGTGGTAATGTAATAATCATTATAACTGacataatgataataataataaaaaaataggaaataaagattgataaaaattagtcATACACAACAATTCTTTGTactcgaaaataattttatccatTTTCCGTAGGACTTGTTAGCAATTAATCGCCATCATTATTCTTCTTCTCTTAATCATATATTTCATGTTTGACCATTATTAATAGCTTTGCATCGTTTTTGTATaatcaataaacaaatataCATGTGGTTGTAATTTTATACAAGTATAATGATATCTTGCAATGATTCAACGCTTTTTTATACTGATTTAcaatatactaaaaattaaataaataaattaacattgaacgttttctttataatcttctttgataaaaatttaaacgcCTTTTTATTAATGCCCCAACTTTTGTTTATAGGCAACAAGTATCTAAGAAAAAcaatggtaataataataaatttcattcttCTGTACTTAGTGttagtacataaaaaaaaaaaaaaaaaaaaaaaaaagtaataataatttgtttaagagtctagtaaattaaattattatttttaattaaccgtAGAATTgagaattaaagaaaaaaaaatgtatatcttGCGTTACGCTTAATTGGTATGTGATAAATAGATATGAAGCGTATTGCTCAACAAAAAATAGAATGGgagatatatataaaatgtcaTATAGTAAAACTAATTGTAGttgaaataaatcattataCTTTACGTTAAGTAGTGTAAAAAGAATACAGaggtttaaataatatttatcatatagaTTTGAATTTAATCTTTGGAATAATCAAATTTACTCAAGACTTTGCTTtgatgttttaattatttcagcttAATTATTTACACAATGATAATCATTGCTTTATTtctcttataaattttctatattcTTTGGAacgactaaaaaataaatttttactttgtaacACGATAACTAATATTAGTTGGAATATTAATCTATTAGAATATGCAACTAAAAGTCACAAACTCTTTTATGATAATGattacattatattataaacTTTCACACGTTTACTTGATGACGTGATACATGAAGTTCGATGACCTAAATTACTGTTGCACTTTTCTTTTCAATAAATGATCTTTGATCAgcttaaatcattttttgttgCTTTTAGTTTTCTCGAATtgtgttattaaatttaaatgcatTTAATCTTGAAGATAAAGCTGTGGCCCCTATTATGACATAAAAGTTTATATCAATTGATATTCGCtaagtataattatttatatcaaaaacatTAATCACCCTTgtaattaaagttatttaaaattttcattaagtaattattataaggGCATTTGAATGTTTCATCATATGATCCAGATATTGTTAATCTAGTAAACAAGACGCTTACAACACTACCGGcatgatttatatttattcccACTTTAATTATATCCAATTGATTTTTGTGCTTTGCTCtttaaagattaaatttaattttacatccATTTAACGACTattcaataacaaaaaagttGCTCTCAATTGATTTTTAACCTAAGAAATGTTA
Protein-coding regions in this window:
- the LOC123272934 gene encoding monocarboxylate transporter 12-like — its product is MTHVPEDPEKLEKKKKKKDGENHQTEEELDFVEDETPPPPDGGWGWAVVFASFMIHVVTDGVTYSFGVFYIEFLYYFKEGKGATAWIASILVGITLCSGPISSAFVNKYGCRAVTIAGAILSSICLLLSVWAPNVITLYFTIGIGTGLGFGLIYLPAIVCVTIYFEKLRSLATGIAVCGSGIGTLIFAPFIEYLIREFGWRGAMLILSALVLNCIILGVLFRPVEPPRRPKSIPLQEIKSSSANLKVPGSNGTSNGLNRPHSTQNISTTYHFVTDNNDNTKYLGNITMSQPVLTKGISHQGNFNHSHHGSEMNTKSLGSGMMNKRDIFYQGSVENIRKRSASVGHHEVRSTIRNSVMSLPNATGYKPSETTECAPYMDKSCGILQQMLELSLLKDPVFLIFVISNFCTSIGFNIPYVYIITQAESRSIPRDTASYLLAIIGIANTVGRIVLGYVSDKPWINRLLVYNLCLTICGFATILSVYCDSFVSFAVYTSVFGFTVGAYVGLTSVILVDLLGLERLTNAFGLVLLFQGIASLLGPPIAGWLYDALGSYDPGFFVGGAMIAISGLILFFIPPMQRCIKKKEEKFVMISVTA